The following proteins are encoded in a genomic region of Rhizobium sp. ZPR4:
- a CDS encoding D-ribose ABC transporter substrate-binding protein produces MFKKGLRIVMAAVAVAPLLTGAAWAAGQMTIIVNDPSNPYWLTEGNIAKATAEKLGYTATVGAHKGDTNTESNLIDTAITNKSVAIILDPANADGSVGAVKKAVAAGIPVFLVNAEINQEGLAKAQLVSNNAQGAAIGAQQWVEAVGDKGNYAELFGSPSDNNAATRSNGYETVLTQYPDLKKVAKEVANWDRTQGHNKMQSILQAHPDIIGVISGNDEMALGAIAALKEAGKLANVKVGGFDGSPDAVAAIKAGELQYTVLQPVATFSAEAVKQADSFIKTGKTGATSEKQLFDCILITKDNVDKYTAPFVLSE; encoded by the coding sequence ATGTTTAAAAAAGGTTTGCGCATCGTCATGGCAGCAGTTGCTGTGGCACCGCTTCTGACAGGAGCTGCATGGGCCGCGGGCCAGATGACGATCATCGTCAACGATCCGTCCAACCCCTATTGGCTGACGGAAGGCAACATCGCCAAGGCAACCGCCGAAAAGCTCGGCTATACCGCCACGGTCGGTGCGCACAAGGGCGATACCAACACCGAAAGCAACCTGATCGATACGGCGATCACCAACAAGTCGGTCGCCATCATCCTCGATCCGGCCAATGCCGACGGATCGGTCGGCGCAGTCAAGAAGGCCGTTGCGGCCGGCATCCCGGTTTTCCTCGTCAATGCCGAAATCAACCAGGAAGGCCTTGCCAAGGCTCAGCTCGTCTCCAACAACGCCCAGGGTGCGGCTATCGGCGCGCAGCAATGGGTCGAAGCTGTTGGCGACAAGGGCAATTATGCCGAACTCTTCGGCTCGCCCTCCGACAACAATGCGGCCACTCGGTCGAACGGCTATGAAACCGTTCTGACCCAGTATCCCGACCTGAAGAAGGTTGCCAAGGAAGTTGCCAACTGGGACCGCACCCAGGGCCACAACAAGATGCAGTCGATCCTGCAGGCTCACCCGGACATTATCGGCGTGATCTCCGGCAATGACGAAATGGCGCTCGGCGCGATTGCCGCTCTCAAGGAAGCCGGCAAGCTTGCCAACGTCAAGGTCGGCGGCTTCGACGGTTCTCCAGATGCTGTGGCCGCCATTAAGGCCGGTGAACTGCAATATACCGTCCTGCAGCCGGTCGCCACCTTCTCGGCGGAAGCCGTCAAGCAGGCCGACAGCTTCATCAAGACCGGCAAGACCGGTGCCACCAGCGAAAAGCAGCTTTTCGATTGCATCCTGATCACCAAGGACAATGTCGACAAGTACACGGCACCCTTCGTTCTGTCTGAGTAA